From one Amaranthus tricolor cultivar Red isolate AtriRed21 chromosome 17, ASM2621246v1, whole genome shotgun sequence genomic stretch:
- the LOC130803974 gene encoding uncharacterized protein LOC130803974 — translation MSDFRFLVIFPILLFLFLSPELLCSISLDDEVDDEPILMLFHHDYSPPSPPPPPPHPPTVSCEGDLEGVGHLDTTCQIVSDLNLTDSVYVQGTGNFFILPNVKVDCSAIPGCEIAINITGNFTLGENSTIVAGTFDLSAGNATFSEGSLINTTGLAGDPPSATSGSPVGLDGSGGGHGGRGACCLMDETKNPEDFWGGDTYSWSSLHKPWSYGSKGGTTSKEVDYGGGGGGRVRLHVSQFLVVNAQVLADGGEGGNKGGGGSGGSIHITAYKMSGDGIVSACGGNGFGGGGGGRVSIDVFSWHDEPKTFAYGGISYGCSDNSGGAGTLYDAVPRSLFINNHNRSTVTNTLLMDFPNQPLWTNVYVRNQAKASVPLLWSRVQVQGQIKLEAGGELSFGLAHYATSEFELMAEELLMSYSVIKVYGALRMSVKMFLMWNSQLLVDGGGDVAVATSLLEASNLLVLRESSSIHSNANLGVYGQGLLNLTGSGDFIEAQRLVLSLFYGIHIGPGSILRGPLKSVNKDDMTPNLYCDRDDCPVELLHPPDDCSVNSSLSFTLQVCRVEDVIVEGTIEGSVVHFHRARTVDVLPSGTINASGLGCKGGIGRGNLLSDGIGGGGGHGGNGGAGCRGDICVQGGVSYGSKYLPCELGSGSGNDSLVDSTIGGGIVVMGSMEHPLSSLSVEGSLRADGGSYQDGSTKDNAVFNSLTGGLGGGSGGTILLFLKTVTIGDNATLSSLGGNGGPRGGGGGAGGRVHFHWSEIPTGDLYQPIASVRGRIVTGGGLGGDEGGAGENGTVTGKACPKGLFGTFCKECPPGTYKTVIGSDKSLCNHCPPLELPRRTVYLSVRGGVTEAPCPYKCISDRYHMPHCYTALEELIYTFGGPWWFGLILVGLLFLLALVLSVARMRFVAVDELPGPAPTQHGSQIDHSFPFLESLNEVLETNRAEGSQSHVHRMYFMGPNTFAEPWHLPHSPPDQLKEIVYEGAFNNFVDEVNLLTTYQWWEGSVYSILGVLAYPLAWSWLQWRRRIKLQRLREFVRSEYDHACLRSCRSRALYEGIKVAATPDLMLAYVDFFLGGDENRNDLPARLLQRLPLAIHFSGDGSYMAPFTLHSDNILTSLMSQSVPPTTWYRLVAGLNAHLRLVRRGCLRKTFRPVLRWLDSHANPVLKSYELRIDLAWFQATTSGYCQYGLLVYALDENIELLTECQDGRMQVDQHSRGNSSCYHREDGLLDHGNKRSEYLMGQKRSKGGILDINNIQSLEEKRDFFFPFSLILHNTKPVGHQDLVGLIISILLLGDFSLVLLTLLQLFSVSMMNVLLVLFILPLGILLPFPA, via the exons ATGTCGGATTTTcgttttttggtgatttttccGATTCTACTATTTTTGTTCTTAAGTCCTGAACTTTTATGTTCAATTTCTTTGGATGATGAGGTTGATGATGAGCCTATTTTAATGTTGTTTCATCATGATTATTCGCCGCCGTCGCCACCACCACCACCGCCGCATCCTCCGACTGTATCGTGTGAAGGAGATCTAGAAGGAGTTGGTCATTTGGATACTACATGTCAAATTGTGTCGGATTTAAATCTTACTGATAGTGTATATGTACAAGGGACGGGCAATTTTTTCATCCTCCCTAATGTAAAGGTGGATTGTTCTGCAATACCTGGATGTGAGATTGCTATCAATATTACGGGTAACTTCACTTTAGGTGAAAATTCGACGATTGTTGCAGGTACTTTTGATTTAAGTGCCGGAAATGCAACATTCAgtgaaggatcattgataaatacCACTGGGTTAGCTGGTGATCCGCCATCTGCTACAAGTGGGTCACCTGTTGGGTTGGATGGGTCGGGTGGTGGTCATGGAGGGCGAGGAGCCtgttgtttgatggatgaaacGAAGAATCCCGAGGATTTTTGGGGTGGAGATACGTATTCTTGGTCGTCGTTGCATAAACCTTGGAGTTATGGGAGTAAAGGTGGGACTACTAGCAAGGAGGTGGATTATGGTGGTGGAGGTGGTGGGAGGGTTCGGCTTCATGTTAGCCAGTTTCTTGTGGTTAATGCGCAGGTTTTGGCTGATGGCGGCGAGGGGGGTAACAAAGGTGGTGGTGGTTCTGGTGGGAGCATTCACATTACTGCTTACAAGAT GTCGGGAGATGGTATTGTAAGTGCATGTGGGGGTAATGGTTTTGGTGGTGGAGGCGGCGGGAGAGTTTCCATAGATGTTTTCAGTTGGCATGATGAGCCAAAAACTTTTGCTTATG GAGGTATTAGTTACGGATGTTCAGACAATTCAGGTGGAGCTGGGACTCTTTATGATGCGGTTCCACGCAGCCTTTTCATTAATAATCACAATCGCTCTACGGTCACAAACACCTTGTTGATGGATTTTCCTAATCAGCCTCTTTGGACTAATGTATATGTTCGAAATCAGGCAAAGGCATCAGTTCCATTGCTTTGGAGTCGGGTTCAG GTTCAAGGTCAAATTAAATTGGAGGCTGGTGGAGAATTGAGCTTTGGGCTGGCACATTATGCTACATCAGAGTTTGAGCTGATGGCTGAGGAATTATTAATGAGTTATTCAGTGATTAAG GTTTATGGAGCACTTCGTATGTCGGTGAAAATGTTTTTGATGTGGAACTCTCAATTACTAGTAGATGGTGGAGGAGATGTTGCCGTTGCGACCTCCTTGCTGGAGGCTAGTAATCTGCTGGTTCTAAGG GAGTCATCCTCCATACATTCTAATGCTAACTTGGGAGTTTATGGACAAGGTCTGTTGAATTTAACGGGCTCTGGTGATTTTATTGAGGCACAACGTTTGGTTCTATCATTATTTTATGGCATCCAT ATTGGACCTGGGTCAATTCTGCGAGGTCCACTAAAGAGTGTAAATAAAGATGACAT GACACCTAATCTTTACTGTGATCGTGATGACTGCCCTGTGGAACTGCTGCATCCTCCCGATGATTGCAGCGTCAATTCTTCGCTGTCTTTTACTCTGCAG GTGTGCAGAGTTGAAGATGTCATAGTTGAAGGCACAATAGAAGGATCTGTTGTTCATTTTCATAGAGCAAGGACTGTTGATGTGCTACCATCTGGAACCATTAATGCATCTGGATTGG GCTGCAAAGGTGGGATAGGGAGAGGAAATCTTCTCAGTGACGGGATTGGTGGGGGTGGCGGTCATGGTGGCAATGGTGGGGCTGGATGTCGTGGTGATATTTGCGTTCAGGGTGGCGTATCTTATGGAAGTAAATATTTGCCCTGTGAACTTGGTAGTGGAAGTGGAAATGACAGTTTAGTTGATTCCACTATTGGTGGTGGTATTGTTG TCATGGGTTCCATGGAGCATCCTTTGTCCAGCCTGTCTGTTGAGGGCTCACTAAGAGCTGATGGAGGGAGTTATCAAGATGGAAGTACCAAAGATAATGCTGTCTTTAACAGCCTTACTGGAGGTCTTGGAGGTGGATCCGGTGGCaccattttattattcttaaagaCAGTGACTATAGGCGATAATGCCACTCTTTCTAGTCTAGGTGGGAATGGTGGTCCAcggggtggtggtggtggtgctgGAGGCAGGGTGCATTTTCACTGGTCTGAAATTCCTACTGGTGACCTTTATCAGCCAATTGCAAGTGTTAGAGGAAGAATCGTCACGGG GGGAGGATTGGGCGGTGATGAAGGTGGTGCTGGAGAAAATGGTACAGTTACGGGAAAAGCTTGTCCGAAAGGTCTTTTTGGCACCTTTTGCAAG GAATGCCCCCCTGGGACATATAAAACTGTCATTGGATCTGATAAATCCCTCTGCAATCATTGCCCCCCACTGGAGCTTCCTCGTCGCACTGTTTACCTTAGTGTCAGAG GTGGCGTTACTGAAGCTCCATGTCCTTACAAATGTATTTCAGACAGATATCATATGCCGCACTGCTATACGGCCCTTGAAGAATTAATTTATACATTTGGAGGGCCTTGGTGGTTTGGTCTTATTTTAGTGGGCCTCTTATTCTTGTTAGCTCTTGTGCTCAGTGTAGCACGTATGAGATTTGTTGCGGTTGATGAATTACCTGGTCCAGCTCCAACTCAACATGGCTCTCAAATTGACCACTCCTTTCCATTCTTGGAATCGCTTAATGAG GTCTTGGAAACAAATAGAGCTGAGGGATCTCAGAGCCATGTTCATAGGATGTATTTTATGGGCCCAAACACATTTGCTGAACCTTGGCACCTCCCTCACTCTCCACCAGACCAGTTAAAAGAGATTGT GTATGAGGGtgcttttaataattttgtggatgagGTTAATCTTCTAACAACGTATCAGTGGTGGGAGGGATCAGTGTATAGTATACTTGGTGTTTTAGCATATCCATTGGCTTGGTCTTGGCTGCAGTGGCGCCGCAGGATTAAATTACAGCGACTCCGTGAATTTGTTCGATCTGAATATGACCATGCGTGCTTACGATCTTGTCGTTCACGTGCTCTTTATGAGGGGATAAAG GTTGCTGCTACTCCTGATCTGATGCTGGCGTATGTCGATTTTTTCCTTGGTGGTGATGAGAATAGGAATGATCTCCCTGCTCGTCTACTTCAAAGGCTTCCTTTGGCTATTCATTTTAGTGGTGATGGAAGTTACATGGCACCCTTCACTCTTCACAGTGATAATATTCTTACTAGCCTTATGAGTCAG TCTGTTCCACCAACAACTTGGTATCGTTTGGTTGCTGGTCTTAATGCACATCTACGGTTGGTTCGTCGTGGATGCTTACGAAAAACATTTCGACCTGTCTTGAGGTGGCTTGATAGTCATGCTAACCCTGTACTGAAGAGTTATGAACTACGTATTGACCTAGCTTGGTTTCAAGCAACAACTTCTGGTTATTGTCAATATGGTCTCTTGGTCTATGCGCTTGATGAGAACATTGAGCTATTAACTGAATGTCAAGATGGAAGAATGCAAGTTGATCAGCATTCCAG AGGAAATTCGTCATGCTACCATCGGGAAGATGGCCTCTTAGACCATGGCAATAAAAGAAGTGAATATTTAATGGGGCAGAAAAGGTCGAAAGGAGGAATTCTAGAcataaataatatacaaagtcTGGAGGAAAAGAGAGATTTTTTCTTCCCCTTCTCTCTTATCCTTCACAACACAAAGCCTGTAGGGCACCAG GACCTTGTTGGACTGATCATTTCTATATTATTACTGGGGGATTTCAGTCTAGTACTTCTTACCTTACTTCAGCTGTTTTCagtatcaatgatgaatgttctccttgttttatttatattaccACTGGGTATACTTCTTCCATTTCCCGCTTGA
- the LOC130803976 gene encoding glutamyl-tRNA(Gln) amidotransferase subunit C, chloroplastic/mitochondrial isoform X1 — translation MASYSFRAIVSLRVGTTMLGCCTRSIANFPIVFIQKRNKRSYSIKSSSLDPPDVSRLAESARISLTPEEVQEFGPKIHQVIEWFGQLQDVDLESIEPAIRSDIDGDNLREDVPQTFENREAIIAAIPSYEEPYIKVPKVLNKE, via the exons ATGGCAAGCTACAGCTTTAGAGCAATTGTTTCATTAAGAGTAGGAACAACAATGTTAGGTTGTTGTACAAGAAGCATTGCTAACTTTCCAATTGTGTTCATCCAAAAGAGAAACAAACGAAGTTACTCTATTAAATCTTCTTCATTAGACCCTCCTGATGTGAGTCGTTTAGCTGAATCTGCTCGTATATCTCTCACTCCCGAGGAG GTTCAAGAATTTGGTCCCAAAATCCATCAAGTCATTGAGTG GTTCGGACAACTTCAAGATGTTGATCTTGAAAGTATTGAGCCAGCCATTCGTTCAG ACATCGATGGTGATAATTTACGAGAAGATGTACCTCAAACATTTGAGAATAG GGAAGCTATCATAGCTGCAATCCCAAGCTACGAGGAACCATATATTAAGGTCCCAAAGGTTTTGAACAAAGAATAA
- the LOC130803976 gene encoding uncharacterized protein LOC130803976 isoform X2, with translation MASYSFRAIVSLRVGTTMLGCCTRSIANFPIVFIQKRNKRSYSIKSSSLDPPDVSRLAESARISLTPEEVQEFGPKIHQVIECFHCYLGYFSGSDNFKMLILKVLSQPFVQTSMVIIYEKMYLKHLRIGKLS, from the exons ATGGCAAGCTACAGCTTTAGAGCAATTGTTTCATTAAGAGTAGGAACAACAATGTTAGGTTGTTGTACAAGAAGCATTGCTAACTTTCCAATTGTGTTCATCCAAAAGAGAAACAAACGAAGTTACTCTATTAAATCTTCTTCATTAGACCCTCCTGATGTGAGTCGTTTAGCTGAATCTGCTCGTATATCTCTCACTCCCGAGGAG GTTCAAGAATTTGGTCCCAAAATCCATCAAGTCATTGAGTG CTTCCATTGCTATCTTGGTTATTTTTCAGGTTCGGACAACTTCAAGATGTTGATCTTGAAAGTATTGAGCCAGCCATTCGTTCAG ACATCGATGGTGATAATTTACGAGAAGATGTACCTCAAACATTTGAGAATAG GGAAGCTATCATAG
- the LOC130803975 gene encoding oleosin Ara h 15.0101-like, which yields MSSTYEQQMQHQYHQQQPITQTTRQTVKFLTASTIGTALLILSGLILTGTVIALVIATPIMVLFSPILVPAVITVFLIATGFIFSGGCGVAAVSALTWVYKYTTGENPPGADTLDRARMQIKNAARDVKDRAKDNLQYIQDKAQEGSDVHQRGQ from the coding sequence ATGTCATCAACCTATGAGCAACAAATGCAACACCAATACCACCAACAACAACCAATCACCCAAACCACTCGCCAAACCGTCAAGTTCCTAACCGCCTCCACCATCGGCACCGCCCTATTAATACTCTCCGGCCTCATTTTAACCGGCACCGTCATAGCTCTCGTCATCGCCACACCTATTATGGTCTTGTTTAGTCCCATACTCGTTCCCGCGGTCATCACCGTCTTCCTCATCGCCACCGGTTTCATATTCTCGGGTGGGTGCGGGGTGGCAGCCGTCTCGGCGTTGACATGGGTCTACAAGTACACTACCGGGGAGAACCCACCAGGAGCCGATACATTAGACCGTGCTCGCATGCAAATCAAGAACGCGGCGAGGGATGTTAAGGATAGAGCTAAGGATAATTTGCAATATATTCAAGATAAGGCTCAAGAGGGTAGTGATGTTCATCAAAGGGGTCAATAA